The following are from one region of the Equus przewalskii isolate Varuska chromosome 21, EquPr2, whole genome shotgun sequence genome:
- the ASXL1 gene encoding polycomb group protein ASXL1 isoform X5 yields the protein MKDKQKRKKERTWAEAARLVLENYSDAPMTPKQILQVIEAEGLKEMSGTSPLACLNAMLHSNSRGGEGLFYKLPGRISLFTLKKDALQWSRNPAAAEGEEPEDTADVESCGSNEASTVSGENDVSLDETSSNASCSTESQSRPLSNPRDSYRASSQTNKQKKKTGVMLPRVVLTPLKVNGAHVESASGFSGRHADGESGSLSSSSSGSLALGSAAIRGQAEVARDPAPLLRGFRKPATGQMKRNRGEEIDFETPGSILVNTNLRALINSRTFHALPSHFQQQLLFLLPEVDRQVGTDGLLRLSSSALNNEFFTHAAQSWRERLADGEFTHEMQVRIRQEMEKEKKVEQWKEKFFEDYYGQKLGLTKEESLQQNVGQEEAEIKSDLHVPGESARAQRGPATRQRDGHFKKRSRPDLRTRARRNLYKKQEPEQAGIAKDTQSVAPDTPLFKDGEAKTDSAGVGSPHRPGTSTASNPESPEFPAEPVASRIQTNPDDLARASASLDRIPSLPQETVDQEPKDQKRKSFEQAASASFPEKKPRLEDRQSFRNTIESVHTEKPQPTKEEPKVPPIRIQLSRIKPPWVVKGQPTYQICPRIVPITESSCRGWTGARTLADIKARALQVRGARGHHCHREEAATAIGGGGGPGGGGGGATDEGGGRGSSSGDGGEACGHPKSRGAPSTPGECASDLQRAQLLPPCPLNGEHTQAGTAVSRARREDLASLKKEESCTLQRVPDVLTSVLEDASQLPVAPTGDQPCQALPPLSSKTPAPERLVEQPALPLDVRTECESGTTSWKRNNEERGPTVPPENGPIQSLARDVVLEEGTGQVLDSNPTMKDPVNMTPSSTPESSLAGCLQDRQFDDELGLGDSCLPVRESATRQENLKSEAPASDGAAPWRPSLSNDEAAGQPGLSSRGNIPAVEPHAGEEWGNAAPLLPASPEELTAEGGLHLPADFPSLWTVLSRGRIDSTGSVCKQVEVEKLKINGDSEALSPHSESTDTASDFEGLLSEDSSEADASEATVMKRSLVVDKDEKHGWDCSASLSKVDGDPNLVTRTEGMVASQSWVSRVCAVPPKIPDSLLLASTEYQPRPVSLGRPESSVEVTNPLVMKLLQGSLPLEKVLPPALGGSRPEPPRLPLTKEQSYSGSLGMGPLQDPGKSSCMVGRSSPSSLRALKEPLLPESREASTGLARLEPAQAPGAPQKISKTVPSLDSLCPVTNPTAASGRVEVESKERFSPCSFEDQKEAGDLPQCGNSSTAPGKSPGNLTTSGAPFSSPNVISLGPDQTGRALGDQNSAGGQGKKLFGSGNGAAVPQCPRPVEPTALPTDAPPGFPSRKLGPSKNSVSGGVQTAREDWVPKPPPASVGSVKSEKTFGGSPLKANAENRNAAGPGTRELVDHLQGMPFVLDLPFWKLPREPGKGLSQPLEPSSIPSQLNIKQAFYGKLSKLQLSSTSFNYPFSSPAFPRGLAGSVVQLSHKANFGASHSASLSLQMFTDSSTVESISLQCACSLKAMIMCQGCGAFCHDDCIGPSKLCVLCLVVR from the exons AAGGATGCCCTGCAGTGGTCTCGTAATCCGGCTGCAGCGGAGGGGGAGGAGCCCGAGGACACAGCTGATGTGGAGAGCTGTGGGTCTAATGAAGCCAGCACTGTGAGTGGTGAAAATGACG TTTCTCTTGATGAAACATCTTCAAATGCATCCTGTTCTACAGAATCTCAGAGTCGGCCTCTTTCCAATCCCAGGGACAGCTACAGAGCTTCCTCACAG ActaacaagcaaaagaaaaagaccGGGGTGATGCTGCCTCGAGTTGTGCTGACTCCTCTGAAGGTAAACGGGGCCCACGTGGAATCTGCATCAG GGTTCTCGGGCCGCCACGCCGATGGCGAGAGCGGCAGCCtgtccagcagcagcagcggctctctGGCCCTGGGCAGCGCTGCTATTCGTGGCCAGGCCGAGGTCGCCCGGGACCCTGCCCCGCTCCTGAGAGGCTTCCGGAAGCCGGCCACAG GTCAAATGAAGCGCAACAGAGGGGAAGAGATAGATTTTGAGACGCCTGGGTCCATTCTCGTCAACACCAACCTCCGGGCTCTGATAAACTCTCGGACCTTCCACGCCCTGCCGTCCCACttccagcagcagctcctcttcctcctgcctgaagTGGACAGACAG GTTGGGACAGATGGCCTTTTGCGTCTCAGCAGCAGTGCACTGAATAACGAGTTTTTCACCCATGCGGCTCAGAGCTGGCGGGAACGCCTGGCTGATG gCGAATTCACTCATGAGATGCAAGTCAGGATACGAcaggaaatggagaaggaaaagaaggtggaacaatggaaagaaaagttCTTTGAAGACTACTATGGACAGAA ATTGGGTTTGACCAAAGAAGAGTCGTTGCAGCAGAATGTGGGCCAGGAGGAGGCTGAAATCAAGAGTGACTTGCATGTCCCAGGAGAATCAGCACGGGCACAGCGTGGTCCAGCCACTCGGCAGCGAGATGGGCATTTCAAGAAACGCTCTCGGCCAGATCTCCGAACCAGAGCCAGAAGGAATCTGTACAAAAAACAGGAGCCAGAACAAGCAGGGATTGCTAAAGACACACAGTCTGTGGCACCAGACACGCCCCTCTTCAAGGACGGGGAGGCGAAGACCGACTCAGCAGGGGTGGGCAGTCCCCACAGGCCAGGCACATCTACAGCATCAAACCCAGAGAGTCCCGAATTCCCAGCGGAACCTGTGGCTTCCCGGATCCAGACCAATCCAGATGACCTGGCACGTGCCTCTGCATCTCTAGACAGAATTCCCAGCTTGCCTCAGGAGACTGTGGACCAGGAACCCAAGGATCAGAAGAGGAAATCCTTTGAGCAGGCAGCCTCTGCATCCTTTCCCGAAAAGAAGCCCCGGCTTGAAGATCGTCAGTCCTTTCGTAACACAATTGAAAGTGTTCACACCGAAAAGCCACAGCCCACCAAAGAGGAGCCCAAAGTCCCGCCCATCCGG ATTCAACTTTCACGTATCAAACCACCCTGGGTGGTTAAAGGTCAGCCCACTTACCAGATATGCCCCCGCATCGTCCCCATCACGGAGTCCTCCTGCCGGGGCTGGACTGGCGCCAGGACCCTCGCAGACATTAAAGCCCGTGCTCTGCAGGTCCGAGGGGCGAGAGGCCACCACTGCCATCGAGAGGAGGCTGCCACTGCCATCGGAGGGGGGGGTGGCCCGGGTGGAGGTGGCGGCGGGGCCACCGATGagggaggtggcagaggcagcagcagtggtgatggtggtgaggCCTGTGGCCACCCTAAGTCCAGAGGAGCCCCAAGCACTCCTGGAGAGTGTGCGTCAGATCTACAGCGAGCACAACTACTGCCGCCTTGTCCTCTGAACGGGGAGCATACCCAGGCTGGAACTGCCGTATCCAGAGCCAGGAGAGAGGACCTGGCTTCTCTCAAAAAGGAGGAGAGCTGCACACTACAGAGGGTTCCAGATGTCCTCACAAGTGTGCTGGAAGATGCCTCCCAGCTCCCCGTTGCTCCCACTGGGGACCAGCCATGCCAGGCTTTACCCCCACTATCCTCCAAAACTCCAGCACCTGAGAGATTAGTTGAGCAACCTGCGTTGCCTCTGGATGTTAGAACTGAATGTGAGTCTGGTACCACGTCCTGGAAAAGGAATAATGAGGAGCGAGGACCCACTGTTCCCCCAGAGAATGGTCCTATTCAGTCTCTAGCGAGGGATGTTGTATtagaagaaggaactggccaggTTTTAGACAGTAATCCCACCATGAAGGATCCTGTGAATATGACCCCCAGTTCCACCCCTGAATCGTCATTGGCTGGTTGCCTGCAGGACAGACAATTTGATGACGAATTAGGACTTGGTGACTCATGCCTACCCGTGAGGGAAAGTGCTACTAGACAAGAAAACTTGAAAAGCGAGGCTCCTGCCTCCGATGGTGCTGCCCCTTGGAGGCCTAGCCTGTCAAACGACGAGGCGGCGGGACAGCCTGGACTCAGCTCCAGAGGAAACATCCCAGCTGTTGAGCCCCACGCGGGAGAAGAGTGGGGGAATGctgctcccctccttcctgcgTCGCCTGAGGAGTTGACAGCTGAGGGGGGTCTACATCTCCCTGCTGACTTTCCTTCACTCTGGACGGTGCTGTCTCGAGGGCGCATCGACAGCACTGGCAGTGTCTGCAAACAGGTGGAAGTTGAAAAGCTGAAAATCAATGGAGACTCTGAAGCACTGAGTCCTCACAGCGAGTCCACAGACACAGCCTCTGACTTTGAAGGCCTTCTCTCTGAGGACAGCAGTGAGGCTGACGCTAGTGAAGCCACAGTGATGAAGAGATCCTTGGTGGTGGACAAGGATGAGAAACATGGTTGGGACTGCTCTGCCTCACTCTCCAAGGTGGATGGTGACCCGAATCTGGTTACAAGGACAGAAGGGATGGTTGCTTCTCAGAGTTGGGTGTCTCGCGTCTGTGCAGTCCCCCCAAAGATCCCAGACTCCCTGCTGCTAGCCAGTACCGAGTACCAGCCACGGCCTGTGTCACTGGGCAGGCCTGAGTCCTCAGTTGAGGTCACCAACCCACTCGTGATGAAGTTGCTGCAGGGCAGCTTGCCCCTAGAAAAGGTTCTTCCTCCAGCCCTCGGTGGCAGCAGACCCGAACCCCCACGACTCCCACTTACGAAAGAGCAGAGCTACAGTGGCTCCTTGGGGATGGGACCTTTGCAAGATCCTGGGAAAAGCAGTTGCATGGTTGGCAGGAGCAGCCCCAGTTCTTTAAGAGCTTTGAAGGAGCCGCTCCTGCCTGAGAGCCGTGAAGCAAGCACTGGTCTTGCCAGGCTGGAGCCCGCGCAGGCTCCTGGAGCACCCCAAAAGATTTCCAAGACAGTCCCAAGTTTAGACTCTCTGTGTCCAGTGACAAATCCAACAGCTGCCTCTGGGAGAGTGGAAGTAGAGTCCAAAGAGCGGTTCTCTCCCTGTAGTTTCGAAGATCAGAAGGAAGCCGGTGACCTGCCCCAGTGCGGTAATTCAAGTACCGCCCCAGGCAAAAGTCCAGGAAATCTCACTACCTCGGGAGCCCCTTTCTCATCTCCAAATGTGATCTCCTTGGGTCCGGACCAGACAGGCCGGGCCCTGGGTGATCAGAACAGTGCTGGAGGCCAAGGGAAGAAGCTCTTCGGCTCTGGGAATGGGGCTGCAGTGCCTCAGTGCCCCAGGCCTGTGGAACCAACGGCACTGCCAACCGATGCCCCTCCCGGTTTTCCTAGTAGGAAGTTGGGGCCAAGCAAAAACTCCGTGTCTGGTGGGGTACAGACGGCCAGGGAAGACTGGGTTCCGAAGCCACCGCCGGCCTCTGTTGGCAGTGTCAAGAGCGAGAAGACTTTTGGGGGGAGCCCTCTCAAGGCGAATGCAGAGAACAGAAATGCAGCTGGGCCTGGTACTCGAGAGCTGGTGGATCACTTGCAAGGGATGCCCTTTGTCCTTGACCTGCCCTTCTGGAAATTACCCCGAGAGCCTGGGAAAGGGCTCAGTCAGCCTCTGGAGCCTTCTTCCATCCCCTCCCAACTCAACATCAAACAGGCATTTTATGGAAAGCTTTCCAAACTCCAGCTAAGCTCCACCAGCTTTAATTATCCCTTCAGCTCCCCCGCCTTTCCCAGAGGCCTTGCTGGAAGTGTGGTGCAGCTGAGCCACAAAGCAAACTTTGGTGCGAGCCACAGTGCATCACTCTCCTTACAAATGTTCACCGACAGCAGCACGGTGGAAAGCATCTCGCTCCAGTGTGCGTGCAGCCTGAAAGCCATGATCATGTGCCAGGGCTGTGGTGCATTCTGTCACGATGACTGTATTGGACCCTCAAAGCTCTGTGTATTGTGCCTTGTGGTGAGATAA